The following coding sequences are from one Parafrankia irregularis window:
- a CDS encoding M48 metallopeptidase family protein: MGVDITGLDVRDLGHRWGSLSTTGRINIHWATMQLPVSLVDYVLVHELAHVYERNHTPTFWQLVERALPDYETRKTRLAALGPTLWLG, from the coding sequence ATGGGCGTCGACATCACCGGCCTCGACGTCCGCGACCTCGGCCACCGATGGGGCTCGCTCAGCACCACCGGCCGAATCAACATCCATTGGGCGACCATGCAGCTACCGGTCAGTCTCGTCGACTACGTCCTCGTACACGAACTCGCCCATGTCTACGAACGGAACCACACGCCGACCTTCTGGCAGCTGGTCGAGCGCGCCCTGCCTGATTACGAGACCCGCAAAACCAGGCTCGCCGCCCTCGGCCCGACCCTCTGGCTTGGATAA